In [Leptolyngbya] sp. PCC 7376, a genomic segment contains:
- a CDS encoding leucyl/phenylalanyl-tRNA--protein transferase: MKWIDGWYPVILDRGLLPHVPQLVEHRNGEFCVALDLEPGFIAEACAHGYMPMGEIAQDRPILLIKSHQKRCILDFENLHISRKIKRYARTLTFHIDRNFSECLNRVVIHYHPDTWLIKPLCDALISLHKNPMVGVSFHSIEIYDGDNFVAGEIGYTTGAIYTSLAGFHSQNGSGSVQLAVLGLILAESEFAFWDLGMPIPYKESLGAIVINRETFLKRWKTDGDRPTPTWSALTLDTDEILQKLKRNKR; this comes from the coding sequence ATGAAATGGATTGATGGTTGGTATCCAGTAATTCTCGACCGTGGACTTTTACCCCATGTACCGCAGTTGGTTGAGCATCGTAATGGCGAATTTTGTGTTGCACTAGATTTGGAACCGGGCTTTATTGCAGAAGCTTGTGCCCATGGCTATATGCCTATGGGAGAAATCGCCCAGGATAGACCCATTCTCTTAATTAAATCCCATCAAAAACGGTGTATTTTAGACTTTGAAAATCTACATATTTCGCGCAAAATTAAACGTTATGCTCGCACATTAACATTTCATATTGATCGAAATTTTTCAGAGTGTTTAAATCGTGTTGTCATCCACTACCATCCCGATACTTGGCTTATTAAACCGTTATGTGACGCGTTAATTTCTCTCCACAAAAATCCAATGGTAGGAGTCTCTTTTCACTCCATCGAAATTTATGATGGCGATAATTTTGTTGCTGGCGAAATCGGCTATACAACAGGGGCAATTTATACGAGTCTTGCTGGTTTTCATTCTCAAAATGGTTCGGGTTCTGTGCAGCTAGCTGTATTAGGCTTAATTCTTGCAGAAAGTGAATTTGCCTTTTGGGATTTGGGAATGCCGATACCCTACAAAGAATCGTTGGGAGCGATTGTCATTAATCGTGAGACTTTTTTAAAGCGTTGGAAAACTGACGGCGATCGCCCCACACCAACTTGGTCAGCTTTAACATTAGATACTGATGAAATCCTGCAAAAGCTAAAACGCAATAAAAGATAA
- a CDS encoding VC0807 family protein: MNRPVKLSLDILMGSVVPILILNNLNSQLGAVTTYIVAALVSVLWVFIDLLFITKRFNFITSYVGVFAIGRGVLAFWFVDGILFALKDTLAAIFTALVFGVSIIIHKPIIYYFVVQGLNPTSPQQEAFLKKLLDEPGVYRALVKGTKIVLLITLFTGAANFVLNLQMVVADFGTTIFNQQVARVNAITRIALTIPEFIGIGIAAVGIRQAILHYLPEEDDEAQDDSDFWTLLELREAQKLD, from the coding sequence ATGAATCGTCCAGTAAAACTATCTCTCGATATTCTCATGGGATCTGTCGTTCCGATTCTGATTCTGAATAATTTAAACAGTCAGCTTGGAGCGGTAACCACATATATTGTCGCTGCACTTGTTTCTGTTCTTTGGGTCTTTATCGATCTGTTGTTTATCACTAAGCGATTTAATTTTATTACTAGCTATGTTGGGGTGTTTGCAATTGGACGAGGCGTATTAGCATTTTGGTTTGTCGATGGTATTTTGTTTGCTCTCAAAGATACCCTCGCTGCGATATTTACTGCCTTGGTATTTGGAGTATCCATTATCATCCACAAGCCCATTATTTATTATTTTGTAGTGCAAGGTCTTAATCCAACATCGCCACAGCAAGAAGCATTCTTGAAAAAGCTTCTTGACGAGCCAGGTGTCTATCGTGCTCTGGTCAAAGGAACCAAAATAGTTCTGCTCATTACTTTATTTACAGGAGCTGCAAACTTTGTTCTGAATCTCCAGATGGTTGTCGCTGACTTTGGGACGACGATTTTTAATCAACAAGTTGCTAGGGTTAATGCTATTACCCGAATTGCGCTAACAATACCGGAATTTATAGGCATTGGGATAGCTGCTGTGGGTATCCGGCAAGCAATTTTGCACTATCTTCCTGAAGAAGATGACGAAGCACAAGATGATAGCGATTTTTGGACGCTTTTAGAACTACGCGAAGCCCAGAAGCTGGATTAG
- a CDS encoding SUKH-3 domain-containing protein: MMIEGSQLEPHCYVERYPELFAKLKAAGWTGKRLQGHHKSAWVREASLFILHPSAFDFLLQFEGLMIEAPSHISEQSQHINRIRFYPDLAFASMKTSAADYELDIEEILGDQEVFPVAEANGKVLFITLSCRAAFIDQSLCGYLRASNPFVLLNTVLFETDGDGMVEREVVPMGDRVTGRPMW; this comes from the coding sequence ATGATGATTGAAGGAAGCCAGCTCGAACCTCATTGTTATGTCGAGCGCTACCCTGAGCTGTTTGCGAAGCTTAAAGCAGCAGGGTGGACTGGTAAGCGTTTGCAGGGCCACCACAAATCCGCGTGGGTAAGAGAGGCTTCTTTATTTATTTTGCATCCAAGTGCCTTTGATTTTTTATTGCAGTTTGAAGGGTTAATGATTGAAGCCCCGAGTCATATTAGTGAGCAAAGTCAGCATATCAATCGCATTCGGTTTTACCCAGATCTAGCTTTTGCCTCAATGAAAACGAGCGCTGCCGACTATGAGCTGGATATTGAGGAGATTCTCGGAGACCAAGAGGTTTTTCCTGTGGCAGAAGCGAATGGCAAAGTTTTGTTTATTACGCTGTCGTGTCGTGCTGCGTTTATCGACCAATCTCTTTGTGGTTATCTACGCGCCTCAAATCCATTTGTTTTGCTCAATACGGTTTTGTTTGAAACAGATGGTGATGGCATGGTCGAAAGGGAAGTTGTTCCTATGGGCGATCGCGTTACTGGTCGTCCGATGTGGTGA
- a CDS encoding NACHT domain-containing protein: MFALLDFANDSLDADESQVDRLRDQIEAQWQSSERLVIRTKLRYLQTLSRLATPDAPLTLPQIKTALKSFTGFLEILEDNRTITRGSENWHFTLTFWGDRWERDYNIDCFEQAWESCRSGGNGEISTQQKQQKAAKVELKTKHDWPSICRNALNTRLTSNPLTASDGMVFELGDLYVPLGVVANDGVDENSDSDADLPSYTPELFFQNHIDREQPNRLAIVGEPGTGKTTFLQQLALHLGNTKTCLPVWISLADLDGRSLEDYITSTWLRQALKQFAIASETINEFASLIEQGKVWFLLDALDEMGDPSSRAATTLAHSVESWLGNAHVVLTCRSTVWKSGKNPLAYFTTYRCQSFGSDNQQLENFIQQWFQQHSSLGDRLIFELNRRVNNRIHAVVRHPLYLTLLCRTWQLTQGKLPTTKAILYRQFVDAFYEWKQDAFPTTRTQRQTINKALGQLALQGLQNALQQFRFRQREVENIFDAFDPDLLTVTLQLGWLDVVGKSEETSEKIYGFYHQTFQEYFAATAIAQWQDLVAFQQSEETRYPAFEYGWQEIILLWLGREDIANTEKEAFLQTLWQWQDNCGGFYSLWATCMVGKGLAEFPDFSEAKTVINQLIQWRFETPKDGISLPPPIINQAGIALSRSDRQLTIPALENFLEQTNNPFDQWLAAHSLGKNHDPGNKRAITILEKLLAEDSHPDMKLNLCRSLGLIDPTNKILLQTLTQILQTESKTSTLRKAALRLGRLYPAHPLAITTLETLFKQATEKSQRSNILDTLSKIAPDNPLIPTQQASKTPAKTTRKSRQKTPREVELATATILKKLDQDLPLHKRIYHITKLANFNPSHPIIIPTLIEGLAIARCKTTLRLIIETLAKIVEGNHLREVLPQVREIYLNSATQAPSKRTCYKILWEWSKDLSYPDFQGIWQSGDRL, translated from the coding sequence TTGTTTGCGCTGTTAGATTTTGCTAATGATTCTTTGGACGCGGATGAAAGTCAGGTTGATCGGTTGCGGGATCAAATTGAAGCGCAATGGCAATCTTCGGAACGGTTAGTTATTCGAACAAAATTACGCTATCTCCAAACGTTATCGCGGTTAGCGACGCCGGATGCACCACTGACTTTGCCGCAAATTAAAACGGCTCTGAAAAGTTTTACTGGTTTTCTAGAGATTCTTGAGGACAATCGCACCATTACTCGCGGTTCCGAAAATTGGCATTTTACTTTGACTTTTTGGGGCGATCGCTGGGAGAGGGATTACAACATAGATTGTTTTGAGCAAGCATGGGAAAGTTGTCGATCTGGTGGGAATGGTGAGATTTCAACGCAACAAAAACAACAAAAAGCGGCAAAAGTTGAGCTAAAAACAAAGCATGATTGGCCATCGATTTGTCGCAATGCTCTCAATACTCGTTTAACGAGCAATCCCCTAACTGCTAGTGATGGCATGGTCTTTGAGCTGGGGGATTTATATGTGCCGTTGGGTGTGGTTGCTAATGATGGAGTGGATGAAAATTCGGATAGTGATGCAGATTTGCCGAGTTATACGCCAGAGCTATTTTTTCAAAATCATATTGATAGGGAGCAACCTAATCGATTAGCTATTGTTGGGGAACCGGGAACTGGCAAAACAACGTTTTTACAGCAATTGGCATTACATCTCGGCAACACAAAAACTTGTTTACCAGTTTGGATTTCACTGGCAGATCTCGATGGGCGATCGCTGGAAGATTACATCACCTCCACTTGGCTCAGACAAGCTCTCAAACAGTTTGCGATCGCCTCTGAAACAATTAACGAATTTGCGAGTTTAATCGAACAAGGTAAAGTCTGGTTTTTATTGGATGCCTTAGATGAAATGGGTGATCCATCCAGTCGCGCGGCCACCACTCTCGCCCATTCTGTAGAAAGTTGGCTTGGCAATGCCCATGTGGTTTTGACTTGTCGCAGTACGGTTTGGAAATCGGGCAAAAATCCGTTGGCCTATTTCACGACCTATCGTTGCCAAAGTTTTGGGTCAGATAATCAGCAACTGGAAAATTTTATTCAGCAATGGTTTCAGCAACATTCATCTTTGGGCGATCGCCTCATTTTTGAGCTGAATCGTCGGGTGAATAACCGCATCCATGCTGTGGTGCGTCATCCTCTGTACCTGACGTTGTTGTGCCGCACTTGGCAGTTGACCCAAGGCAAACTGCCTACAACTAAAGCTATTTTGTATCGACAATTTGTAGATGCTTTTTATGAGTGGAAACAGGATGCTTTTCCGACAACCCGCACACAACGACAAACCATAAACAAAGCTCTAGGTCAGTTAGCCTTACAAGGTTTGCAGAATGCTCTACAGCAATTTCGATTTCGGCAACGGGAAGTAGAAAATATTTTTGATGCTTTCGACCCAGATCTACTAACAGTAACTTTGCAATTAGGTTGGCTAGATGTCGTCGGAAAATCAGAAGAAACCAGCGAAAAAATTTATGGTTTTTATCACCAAACTTTTCAGGAGTATTTCGCGGCTACAGCGATCGCCCAATGGCAAGATTTAGTGGCATTCCAGCAAAGTGAAGAAACCCGCTATCCAGCTTTTGAATATGGCTGGCAAGAAATCATTTTGCTGTGGTTAGGCCGAGAAGATATTGCTAACACAGAGAAAGAAGCTTTTTTACAAACTTTGTGGCAATGGCAAGATAATTGCGGCGGTTTTTATAGTTTGTGGGCAACTTGTATGGTCGGCAAAGGCTTGGCAGAATTTCCTGATTTTTCCGAGGCCAAAACTGTTATCAATCAATTAATTCAATGGCGTTTTGAGACTCCCAAAGATGGTATTTCTTTACCGCCACCAATTATCAACCAAGCAGGCATTGCCTTATCCCGGAGCGATCGCCAACTCACTATCCCCGCGCTAGAAAACTTTTTAGAGCAAACCAACAATCCCTTTGATCAATGGCTGGCTGCTCATAGTCTCGGAAAAAATCATGATCCCGGTAATAAAAGGGCGATCACCATCCTCGAAAAGCTTTTAGCAGAAGATAGTCACCCTGACATGAAACTAAATCTCTGTCGAAGTTTGGGGCTAATTGATCCGACAAATAAAATCTTGCTTCAGACGCTAACTCAGATCCTGCAAACTGAAAGCAAAACGAGTACCCTACGCAAAGCAGCCTTGCGCCTAGGAAGACTTTACCCAGCCCATCCCTTGGCGATCACCACCCTCGAAACTCTTTTCAAACAAGCTACGGAAAAATCTCAGCGCAGTAATATTCTCGATACATTGTCTAAAATTGCGCCGGATAATCCCTTAATTCCAACGCAACAAGCATCCAAAACTCCAGCTAAAACCACTCGCAAATCCCGACAAAAAACACCGCGCGAAGTGGAATTAGCAACTGCAACAATTTTGAAAAAGCTAGATCAAGATTTACCGCTCCACAAACGCATTTATCACATCACAAAACTGGCAAATTTCAACCCTTCCCATCCAATCATCATTCCGACATTAATCGAAGGATTGGCGATCGCCCGCTGCAAAACAACATTACGTCTGATTATCGAAACCCTTGCAAAAATAGTGGAAGGCAATCACCTACGGGAAGTCTTGCCTCAAGTCCGTGAGATCTATCTCAACTCCGCAACTCAAGCTCCTAGTAAAAGAACCTGTTACAAAATTCTTTGGGAATGGTCGAAGGATTTGTCCTATCCAGATTTTCAAGGGATTTGGCAAAGTGGCGATCGCCTCTAA
- the sigZ gene encoding RNA polymerase sigma factor SigZ, which produces MNIESIWDEYRADIKAFLYSRVSNADDADDLLQDVWIKASKKIHTLQSEKSIKPWLFQITNRVIIDYYRHKNKGQQLHPNDLVAHNDVPDIIQLLTPCLEPFIRDLPEDVAEPLRVVDIQGQSQKDYARDMNTNYSTVKSRIQKSRRQLRQLFEDCCEFSFDHDGHVSDFEPKSNNCAKC; this is translated from the coding sequence ATGAATATTGAAAGCATCTGGGATGAATATCGAGCGGACATCAAAGCATTTCTGTATTCACGAGTCTCAAATGCTGATGATGCCGATGATTTACTGCAAGATGTTTGGATAAAAGCATCTAAAAAGATTCACACTCTCCAGTCAGAAAAAAGTATTAAGCCTTGGCTATTTCAGATAACAAATCGCGTCATCATTGATTACTATCGCCACAAAAACAAAGGACAGCAACTACATCCAAATGATTTGGTAGCCCATAATGATGTCCCTGACATAATCCAGTTGTTGACTCCTTGTCTTGAGCCTTTTATTCGTGACCTACCGGAAGATGTAGCAGAGCCTCTTCGAGTTGTGGATATTCAAGGTCAATCCCAAAAAGATTACGCCCGTGACATGAATACGAACTATTCCACTGTGAAATCTCGGATTCAAAAAAGCAGAAGACAGTTACGTCAGCTATTTGAAGATTGTTGTGAGTTTTCTTTTGATCATGATGGACATGTGAGTGATTTTGAACCCAAGTCTAATAATTGTGCGAAGTGCTAG
- a CDS encoding glutathione S-transferase family protein, whose protein sequence is MIKVISFKICPFVQRVTALLEAKQAPYEIQYIDLSNKPEWFLEISPNGQVPLLITESNDVLFESDAIVEYIDEAIATPLFDSDLVKKAQERSWSYLATKHYLVQCSAQRSKDKGTLLDRSHKLSKAFAKLESKLTNEKFFGGDQLDMVDIAWLPLLHRASIIEQHSGYDFIGQFPKVKALQKQLLATGLAEKSVSEDFEEKFAAFYLSEQTYLGQCAKTQLGKTCFGESDCRDEDFDCCS, encoded by the coding sequence ATGATCAAAGTAATCAGCTTTAAAATTTGTCCTTTTGTTCAGAGAGTCACAGCGCTTTTAGAGGCAAAACAGGCACCATATGAAATTCAATATATTGATCTCAGCAATAAGCCAGAGTGGTTTTTAGAGATTTCACCGAATGGGCAAGTGCCACTTTTGATTACCGAATCGAATGATGTGCTGTTCGAATCTGATGCCATTGTGGAATACATTGACGAGGCGATCGCCACCCCTTTGTTTGATTCCGACTTGGTGAAAAAAGCACAGGAGCGTTCATGGTCATACCTCGCTACCAAGCATTACCTGGTTCAATGTAGTGCCCAGCGTAGCAAGGACAAAGGGACTTTATTAGATCGATCTCACAAGTTATCAAAGGCTTTCGCCAAGTTGGAATCCAAGTTAACGAATGAAAAATTCTTTGGTGGTGATCAGTTAGATATGGTCGATATTGCCTGGTTACCTTTACTGCATCGAGCTTCAATTATTGAGCAACATTCTGGCTACGATTTCATTGGTCAGTTTCCCAAAGTGAAAGCACTGCAAAAACAGCTGTTGGCAACTGGCTTGGCTGAGAAATCGGTGTCAGAAGATTTTGAAGAGAAGTTTGCAGCATTCTATTTGTCAGAGCAAACTTATTTGGGACAATGTGCCAAAACTCAACTCGGGAAAACTTGTTTTGGAGAGTCTGATTGTAGAGACGAAGATTTTGACTGTTGTTCTTAA